One window of the Triticum dicoccoides isolate Atlit2015 ecotype Zavitan chromosome 3B, WEW_v2.0, whole genome shotgun sequence genome contains the following:
- the LOC119276984 gene encoding uncharacterized protein LOC119276984 isoform X3, which yields MDVHITEGDAAYEHHAAMRFLIAGTATMNQRIRSKLILLRDMNFHAMNCSSRSYAHCVALNKRYDKYASTVVYAWESISVKCASSLMMMSQNSSITAMRVEYVELVAGRISFTAQNA from the exons ATGG ATGTGCACATTACCGAAGGAGATGCCGCATACGAGCACCATGCTGCAATGAGATTTTTGATTGCCGGCACTGCCACAATGAATCAAAG AATTCGATCAAAATTGATACTCCTACGCGACATGAACTTCCACGCCATGAACTGCAGCag CAGGTCATATGCACATTGTGTGGCACTGAACAAGAG GTACGACAAGTATGCATCAACTGTGGTGTATGCATGGGAAAGTATTTCTGTGAAGTGTGCAAGCTCTTTGATGATGAT GTCTCAAAACAGCAGTATCACTGCCATGCGTGTGGAATATGTAG AATTGGTGGCAGGGAGAATTTCTTTCACTGCTCAAAATGCG TGA
- the LOC119276984 gene encoding probable E3 ubiquitin-protein ligase RZFP34 isoform X2, with amino-acid sequence MGAVQLESVAAQHAQAKLNVESLPQGPSLFDGNDTARINGSESDEYEKFDKGLMQYGCAHYRRRCRIRAPCCNEIFDCRHCHNESKNSIKIDTPTRHELPRHELQQVICTLCGTEQEVRQVCINCGVCMGKYFCEVCKLFDDDVSKQQYHCHACGICRIGGRENFFHCSKCVTNTAHSPRRVQLGQLTTMSMHPQIGSGIEMSTLYHSMTRSYYSTNVTRHKSTYPFYFLD; translated from the exons ATGGGTGCCGTGCAGCTCGAGTCTGTTGCTGCTCAACATGCACAAGCTAAGCTAAATGTGGAATCACTTCCTCAAGGCCCTTCGTTGTTTGATGGAAATGACACTGCCAGGATCAATGGTTCCGAGTCTGATGAGTATGAAAAATTTGACAAGGGATTAATGCAGTATGG ATGTGCACATTACCGAAGGAGATGCCGCATACGAGCACCATGCTGCAATGAGATTTTTGATTGCCGGCACTGCCACAATGAATCAAAG AATTCGATCAAAATTGATACTCCTACGCGACATGAACTTCCACGCCATGAACTGCAGCag GTCATATGCACATTGTGTGGCACTGAACAAGAG GTACGACAAGTATGCATCAACTGTGGTGTATGCATGGGAAAGTATTTCTGTGAAGTGTGCAAGCTCTTTGATGATGAT GTCTCAAAACAGCAGTATCACTGCCATGCGTGTGGAATATGTAG AATTGGTGGCAGGGAGAATTTCTTTCACTGCTCAAAATGCG TGACAAATACCGCCCACAGCCCCCGGCGTGTCCAGCTCGGCCAGCTTACTACGATGTCGATGCATCCCCAAATTGGAAGTGGGATAGAGATGAGCACGCTATACCACTCGATGACTCGATCGTACTACTCTACTAACGTGACAAGGCATAAATCCACGTACCCATTTTATTTCCTTGATTGA
- the LOC119276984 gene encoding probable E3 ubiquitin-protein ligase RZFP34 isoform X1, whose product MGAVQLESVAAQHAQAKLNVESLPQGPSLFDGNDTARINGSESDEYEKFDKGLMQYGCAHYRRRCRIRAPCCNEIFDCRHCHNESKNSIKIDTPTRHELPRHELQQQVICTLCGTEQEVRQVCINCGVCMGKYFCEVCKLFDDDVSKQQYHCHACGICRIGGRENFFHCSKCVTNTAHSPRRVQLGQLTTMSMHPQIGSGIEMSTLYHSMTRSYYSTNVTRHKSTYPFYFLD is encoded by the exons ATGGGTGCCGTGCAGCTCGAGTCTGTTGCTGCTCAACATGCACAAGCTAAGCTAAATGTGGAATCACTTCCTCAAGGCCCTTCGTTGTTTGATGGAAATGACACTGCCAGGATCAATGGTTCCGAGTCTGATGAGTATGAAAAATTTGACAAGGGATTAATGCAGTATGG ATGTGCACATTACCGAAGGAGATGCCGCATACGAGCACCATGCTGCAATGAGATTTTTGATTGCCGGCACTGCCACAATGAATCAAAG AATTCGATCAAAATTGATACTCCTACGCGACATGAACTTCCACGCCATGAACTGCAGCag CAGGTCATATGCACATTGTGTGGCACTGAACAAGAG GTACGACAAGTATGCATCAACTGTGGTGTATGCATGGGAAAGTATTTCTGTGAAGTGTGCAAGCTCTTTGATGATGAT GTCTCAAAACAGCAGTATCACTGCCATGCGTGTGGAATATGTAG AATTGGTGGCAGGGAGAATTTCTTTCACTGCTCAAAATGCG TGACAAATACCGCCCACAGCCCCCGGCGTGTCCAGCTCGGCCAGCTTACTACGATGTCGATGCATCCCCAAATTGGAAGTGGGATAGAGATGAGCACGCTATACCACTCGATGACTCGATCGTACTACTCTACTAACGTGACAAGGCATAAATCCACGTACCCATTTTATTTCCTTGATTGA